In Pontimonas salivibrio, the sequence GCCGTCAGCCACCAGCGAATAAGTGGGCGCACGCGCTCAGTGGGTGTAGTAATCTAAGGACTTCGGGGCCTGTGGCGCAGCTGGTAGCGCACCTGCATGGCATGCAGGGGGTCAGGGGTTCGAGTCCCCTCAGGTCCACGTTTTTCCCGATGTGCTCAGCACCACCCCATCTGGGGACTTCTAGGCTGTGGAGTATGACTGAATCTGTTGACCCGCTGGCGCGGCACACCGATTATGGGGAGATTGCTCTCGAGGAAGGGTCTCTCCTTCCCGATCCCATCGCCCAGTTTCGCGTGTGGTTGCAAGAGGCTGACGAGCAGGGGATTTACGAACCAAACGCGATGGTGGTCTCCACCATCGACCCGGATGGTTCGCCCACGATTCGTACAGTGTTGTTGCGGGGTGTCAGCGACGAAGGATTCGCCTTTTACACCGACTACACCTCACAAAAAGGTGTGGCCTTGGAGCAGAATCCTGCGGTAGCCGCCGTATTTCCCTGGTATTCCTTGCACCGGCAGGTGAAAATTCGCGGGGTCGCCGAGAAGGTTTCGGTGGAAGATTCGGATGCTTATTTTTCCACTCGCCCACGAGACTCTCGTGTGGGGGCTTGGGCGAGCGACCAGTCCCAGCCGATTTCTTCTCGGGCTGCACTAGAGGACAAAGTCGAGCAGATGGAACAAAAGTTTGCCGGGGTGGACGATGTGCCGCGGCCCGAAAAATGGGGTGGGTTTCTCATTCGCCCCCGATCGATTGAATTTTGGGCAGGCAGGCGGTCTCGTTTGCACGACCGGGTGCGCTTTGTACGTGGTGAACACGGGTGGAAGCCAGAAAGGTTGCAACCCTAACTTTTCCTCTGTCGTGCCTTCCTGAGATGCGAGGCTCGCGGTAACAGCAAGTACTGACCCGGTGCGGGAATACTTCATTAAGGGCCAGTGTTGAGGACAATACGGAGATAGCGGAGAGAGGCGTGAGATGAGTGAAAAAATTGAGCTAGGTATTGACACTTTCGGCGATGTGACCGAAGGGCCCAATGGGGTGAAGACTCCCTATGCTCAAGTCATCAGGGACGTCGTCGAAGAAGCAGTCCTCGCTGATGAGTTGGGCATTGACGCGATTACCCTGGGTGAACATCACCGTGACGATTTCGCCATCTCTTCTCCCGAGACAGTCCTTGCGGGTATCGCGACGAAGACTTCCCGTATTCGTTTGTCGTCCGGCGTGACGGTGCTCAGCTCGGACGACCCTATCCGCGTGTTCCAGCGCTTTGCGACCTTGGACGCACTGTCCGAGGGCCGTGCGGAAATTA encodes:
- the pdxH gene encoding pyridoxamine 5'-phosphate oxidase gives rise to the protein MTESVDPLARHTDYGEIALEEGSLLPDPIAQFRVWLQEADEQGIYEPNAMVVSTIDPDGSPTIRTVLLRGVSDEGFAFYTDYTSQKGVALEQNPAVAAVFPWYSLHRQVKIRGVAEKVSVEDSDAYFSTRPRDSRVGAWASDQSQPISSRAALEDKVEQMEQKFAGVDDVPRPEKWGGFLIRPRSIEFWAGRRSRLHDRVRFVRGEHGWKPERLQP